In a single window of the Sphingobium cloacae genome:
- a CDS encoding cytochrome C oxidase subunit IV family protein, with protein MTHSIRLTGIWALLIAVSLASFLMAEYHHARMLAVAVVMAIAGFKVRLVLYHFMDLGTVPPGFRWFFNCWVITCSVMIFGIYWYTAKMIA; from the coding sequence ATGACACACTCTATACGCCTGACAGGCATTTGGGCGCTGCTCATCGCGGTTTCGCTGGCCAGCTTTCTGATGGCAGAATATCACCATGCCAGAATGTTGGCCGTCGCCGTCGTGATGGCTATCGCCGGCTTCAAGGTGCGCTTGGTGCTGTACCACTTCATGGACCTTGGCACGGTGCCGCCCGGGTTTCGATGGTTCTTCAACTGCTGGGTGATCACCTGCTCCGTGATGATCTTCGGCATATACTGGTATACGGCAAAGATGATTGCCTGA
- a CDS encoding cytochrome c oxidase subunit 3 encodes MSETTLQGSEGKSALQTYPSIWAFIVLDSVIFGVFFLVFMVERLAQPGLFSASAKHLDPWLGFVNTLILISGSLLVALAVNAHRRGQGERVTRRLLVAAIAVSSCFGLIKITEYAEKFGSGITLVTNDFFTLYFALTGLHFVHYLFGMVVLAYLAWGTSSREATDPRFAIWLESGGLFWHFVDLLWIFLFSMLYLLW; translated from the coding sequence TTGTCTGAGACAACTTTACAAGGTTCGGAGGGCAAGTCTGCCCTCCAGACCTACCCCTCGATCTGGGCGTTTATCGTCCTTGACAGCGTCATTTTCGGGGTTTTCTTTCTTGTATTCATGGTCGAGCGGCTGGCGCAGCCGGGCCTTTTTTCGGCTTCCGCCAAGCACCTGGATCCGTGGCTCGGCTTCGTCAATACGTTGATATTGATCAGTGGCAGCCTGCTGGTAGCGCTTGCTGTGAACGCACATCGTAGGGGCCAGGGCGAACGTGTAACCCGACGGCTGCTGGTAGCGGCGATCGCCGTATCCAGCTGCTTCGGCCTGATAAAAATCACCGAATATGCTGAGAAATTCGGGTCGGGCATCACGCTCGTTACGAATGATTTCTTCACGCTGTATTTCGCGCTCACCGGCCTTCACTTCGTTCATTATCTCTTTGGCATGGTCGTTCTGGCCTATCTGGCCTGGGGCACCTCGTCGCGGGAAGCAACAGACCCTCGTTTTGCCATCTGGCTGGAGTCCGGGGGCTTGTTCTGGCACTTCGTTGATCTGTTATGGATCTTCCTGTTCTCAATGCTTTACCTGCTTTGGTAG
- a CDS encoding helix-turn-helix domain-containing protein, translating to MTDTPTLSEVADKLHIAQRTLIRRLGRLGTTYQEITDRFLFCRAREMLENDQLAIKEIAAAIGFDDPANFGKAFKRWCGMSPGSYRKQRQDMGGTGPALSAETH from the coding sequence ATGACGGATACGCCGACCTTAAGCGAGGTAGCAGACAAGCTTCACATCGCGCAGCGAACCCTCATAAGGCGCCTGGGACGGCTCGGCACGACCTATCAGGAGATTACCGATCGTTTTCTGTTTTGTCGCGCCCGCGAAATGCTCGAGAACGATCAGCTGGCGATCAAGGAGATTGCTGCGGCGATCGGCTTCGACGATCCGGCAAACTTCGGCAAAGCCTTCAAGCGCTGGTGCGGGATGTCGCCGGGCAGCTACCGCAAGCAACGGCAGGATATGGGCGGCACTGGCCCAGCACTCTCCGCCGAGACGCATTAG
- a CDS encoding TonB-dependent receptor, which produces MNFKSALLASTKSRPLAIGIAATLGLSSNAVSAQVAENSAAPGGKSVANQGLDEIIVTARHQEESLQDVPVTISTLGQADLNRYGVSDLTDVAALVPNLQVSDGGAGAGATVYLRGVGSSRLGAGFDQSVAMNFDGVVVTQGRMILAGQLDARQIEVLKGPQSLYFGKSATAGVVSILSNDPGSKFELMLRGGYEFEYNQTALEGMVSGPITDTFGARLAVAWRDSNKLNENLAYDNPGLLPGRSVENHYRGKKSLDSRLTLKWDPSDSLSAKLKWTYTDYKSDGTAGNYDMVCPQGTPQPSQFFQGAMIVGPGLDDCKLNGNFAAPDIIAELLPASTDPTFKKWNNGVPYHDQTNHLVSLQLDWDISDALSLTSVTGYFNLDSDYVDSFGYVQGVGGTWAHDAQETWSQELRLISDFAGPLNFAAGLYYSKSEQEYLTGQDAIHIGLTEPTLFPLPFPLGPDPITGNGHDWTKEHYTDTKAWSAYFAGYWKLSEAWELTAGARYSKEKKDGRIEVPYMHAVLSGGFGFVPSGTSVQGLNFDTDDISPEVAVTWHASEDTSFFASYKEGFKTGGIDVMVLPSFGFFDADALEDTIVFDSETARGFEVGMKSKWLGRTLRLNATAFNYVYKNLQVQQFDASVIQIRTFNAGELTTRGVEADMLWKTPVEGLTLRGAVAYTNTKYTGKFVNLDGEDMDGEKGERNAEWTGFVGGTYKRPLSGNVMIALDSDLRYSDGYSLAPFKNSLRQDSYWLLDASLRLYTSDSRFEVALIGKNLTDEIVAYEAQARPFACAPDPGGMLPCNPAPKQVALDQTVATSLGRQLTLQFTYRF; this is translated from the coding sequence ATGAATTTCAAATCAGCACTTTTGGCGAGCACGAAGTCCAGGCCATTGGCAATAGGCATAGCCGCAACATTGGGGCTGAGCAGCAATGCAGTTTCTGCTCAGGTGGCGGAAAACAGTGCCGCGCCCGGCGGGAAGTCCGTGGCTAACCAAGGTCTTGACGAGATTATCGTGACTGCGCGGCACCAGGAGGAGTCTCTGCAGGACGTTCCGGTCACCATATCGACCTTGGGGCAAGCTGACCTCAACCGCTACGGCGTGAGTGATCTCACCGATGTGGCGGCGCTCGTGCCGAACCTGCAAGTCAGCGACGGGGGCGCCGGAGCGGGTGCGACGGTTTACCTGCGCGGCGTTGGGTCCTCCCGCCTGGGGGCCGGCTTCGATCAGTCGGTCGCCATGAACTTTGATGGAGTCGTGGTCACGCAAGGGCGCATGATCCTTGCTGGACAGCTTGATGCCCGACAGATCGAAGTATTGAAAGGGCCGCAAAGTCTCTACTTTGGCAAGAGTGCCACAGCGGGTGTCGTTTCGATTCTGTCGAACGATCCAGGCAGCAAATTTGAGTTGATGCTGCGGGGAGGCTATGAGTTCGAATATAATCAAACGGCCTTGGAAGGGATGGTGTCCGGACCGATCACTGATACCTTCGGCGCGCGGCTGGCCGTAGCATGGAGGGACTCCAATAAGCTCAATGAGAATCTTGCTTACGACAACCCGGGCTTGCTGCCCGGACGTTCCGTCGAGAATCATTATCGTGGGAAGAAGTCTCTCGACTCCAGATTGACTCTCAAGTGGGATCCCAGCGACAGTTTATCGGCGAAGTTGAAGTGGACGTACACAGACTACAAGTCTGACGGCACCGCCGGCAACTATGACATGGTGTGCCCACAAGGTACACCGCAGCCGTCTCAATTCTTCCAAGGGGCCATGATCGTCGGCCCTGGGCTGGACGACTGCAAGCTAAACGGTAATTTCGCAGCTCCCGATATCATTGCGGAACTGTTACCCGCCTCGACGGATCCAACGTTTAAGAAATGGAATAACGGGGTCCCCTATCATGATCAGACAAACCACCTTGTGTCGCTGCAGCTTGACTGGGATATCTCCGATGCGCTGAGCCTGACATCGGTAACGGGCTATTTCAATCTCGACAGTGATTACGTCGATTCATTTGGCTACGTCCAAGGTGTCGGTGGCACTTGGGCACATGATGCCCAGGAGACATGGTCACAGGAGTTGAGGCTGATAAGCGATTTTGCCGGGCCTCTAAACTTTGCAGCTGGATTATATTACTCAAAATCTGAGCAGGAGTACCTAACAGGACAGGATGCGATCCATATAGGATTGACGGAACCTACGCTCTTTCCACTACCCTTCCCCTTGGGGCCGGATCCCATAACCGGGAATGGTCATGACTGGACGAAAGAACATTACACCGACACAAAGGCATGGTCCGCTTACTTCGCTGGATATTGGAAACTTTCCGAAGCATGGGAGCTGACGGCTGGCGCGCGGTACAGCAAAGAGAAAAAAGACGGCAGGATCGAAGTACCCTATATGCATGCCGTCCTGTCAGGCGGATTCGGATTTGTACCCTCGGGAACGTCCGTGCAAGGTCTGAACTTCGATACGGACGATATAAGTCCAGAAGTGGCAGTTACCTGGCACGCGTCGGAGGATACCAGCTTTTTCGCCTCCTATAAGGAGGGGTTCAAGACAGGCGGCATCGACGTGATGGTGCTCCCGTCCTTTGGTTTCTTCGATGCTGATGCCCTGGAAGACACTATTGTATTCGATTCGGAGACCGCCCGGGGATTTGAAGTCGGTATGAAATCGAAGTGGCTGGGGAGAACGCTCCGCTTGAACGCCACGGCCTTCAATTACGTATATAAAAACCTTCAGGTCCAGCAGTTCGACGCTTCGGTCATTCAGATACGGACGTTCAATGCGGGGGAATTGACCACCCGCGGGGTCGAAGCTGATATGCTTTGGAAGACTCCGGTCGAAGGTCTGACGCTGCGCGGCGCGGTCGCCTATACGAACACGAAATACACCGGCAAGTTCGTCAACCTCGACGGCGAGGATATGGATGGGGAAAAAGGCGAACGAAATGCCGAATGGACGGGCTTCGTCGGCGGGACCTACAAGCGACCGTTAAGCGGGAATGTGATGATCGCCCTGGATAGCGATCTGCGTTATAGCGATGGCTATTCATTGGCACCGTTCAAGAACAGTTTGAGGCAAGACAGCTACTGGTTGCTGGATGCTTCACTCCGGCTTTACACCAGCGACAGTCGGTTTGAAGTGGCTCTGATCGGGAAAAATCTGACCGACGAGATTGTCGCGTACGAGGCTCAAGCGCGCCCCTTTGCTTGCGCCCCCGATCCCGGCGGGATGTTGCCCTGCAATCCGGCCCCCAAACAGGTCGCTCTGGACCAGACCGTCGCAACCTCGCTCGGAAGACAGCTGACCTTGCAATTCACCTATCGATTCTGA
- a CDS encoding transposase has translation MTVEQEIDGSGGVENGRRRRWTLEEKRAVVELSLDPACSMAEVAACFDVLPAQIYAWRRELREMAEDAAREDRAMFLPAVIEPTSVPAVLLEPEAANARLLPDAVVQVAMEVRGVPVMVAHGASSTLVASVIAALLRAR, from the coding sequence GTGACTGTGGAGCAAGAGATCGACGGCAGTGGCGGCGTGGAGAACGGGCGCCGACGGCGCTGGACGCTGGAAGAGAAGCGCGCGGTGGTGGAGCTGTCGCTCGATCCGGCGTGCAGCATGGCGGAGGTGGCCGCGTGTTTCGATGTCCTTCCGGCCCAGATATATGCCTGGCGCCGCGAGTTGCGCGAGATGGCGGAGGACGCGGCGCGCGAGGACAGGGCGATGTTCCTGCCGGCGGTCATCGAGCCGACATCGGTGCCGGCGGTGCTGCTCGAACCGGAGGCCGCGAACGCGCGGCTGCTGCCGGACGCGGTGGTGCAGGTCGCAATGGAAGTGCGCGGCGTGCCAGTGATGGTCGCCCACGGCGCAAGTTCGACGCTGGTCGCCTCGGTAATCGCAGCGCTGCTGAGGGCGCGATGA
- a CDS encoding TetR family transcriptional regulator C-terminal domain-containing protein → MVFFNEIEVSFWTDVYHNDDGSRVVLREIVTSDDLPEEVVKGCKELYDGIAGIVRDAVQGAVKSSQIRKDVDVDRAAAKAMVMMTGIFTSRHFFETKQEAKRYLGGLLVDWATSLR, encoded by the coding sequence TTGGTTTTTTTCAACGAGATTGAAGTGTCATTCTGGACTGACGTTTATCACAATGACGATGGCAGTAGAGTGGTACTTCGGGAAATCGTTACCAGCGACGATTTACCCGAAGAGGTCGTAAAAGGGTGCAAAGAACTCTATGATGGAATCGCCGGGATCGTAAGAGACGCCGTCCAGGGAGCGGTCAAAAGCTCCCAGATCAGAAAAGATGTAGATGTCGACAGAGCGGCTGCCAAGGCAATGGTGATGATGACTGGCATCTTCACGAGCCGGCATTTTTTCGAAACGAAACAGGAAGCCAAACGATACCTGGGCGGGCTGCTTGTCGATTGGGCGACCAGCCTGCGCTAA
- the tnpB gene encoding IS66 family insertion sequence element accessory protein TnpB (TnpB, as the term is used for proteins encoded by IS66 family insertion elements, is considered an accessory protein, since TnpC, encoded by a neighboring gene, is a DDE family transposase.), whose amino-acid sequence MIGPGSDAKVLIYTKPIDFRCGIDTLVAKVQHELSQDPWRGVAYIFRSKRKDRLKILWFDGTGIWLMTKRAEAAEGFAWPPAVDGSFSITAAQMAALTSGMDWRRHRAPRRVNPPKIEGFADA is encoded by the coding sequence ATGATCGGGCCGGGCAGCGACGCCAAGGTGCTGATCTACACCAAGCCGATCGATTTCCGCTGCGGCATCGACACGCTGGTGGCCAAGGTCCAGCACGAGTTGAGCCAGGATCCGTGGCGCGGAGTCGCCTATATTTTTCGTTCCAAGAGGAAGGACAGGCTGAAGATTCTGTGGTTCGACGGCACCGGCATCTGGCTGATGACCAAGCGCGCCGAGGCCGCCGAAGGATTCGCCTGGCCGCCGGCGGTCGATGGCAGTTTTTCGATCACGGCGGCGCAGATGGCAGCACTCACCTCGGGCATGGACTGGCGTCGGCACCGCGCGCCAAGGCGCGTAAATCCGCCTAAAATCGAGGGTTTCGCTGATGCGTGA
- a CDS encoding bifunctional 3-(3-hydroxy-phenyl)propionate/3-hydroxycinnamic acid hydroxylase has translation MTTEPGDRASQFDVAIVGCGPVGALLANLLKQYGHKVAVLEREPDIFYAPRGMGFDDESTRIMQSAGILDRLKAEGHIYQADLELIDRSGKRLGGFDRRSVGEDLLSGLHGHRHMTLFHQPSLEATLREEFATGENAATAYFNHEVTGITDQGDRVELNCKDRATDEEHSLIAKYVVGCDGARSTVRKTMNVPRIDLKYTKKYLVVDAIVDDPVYFRTMIPQGGYILLDGKEAGVLVKGLHGHVRFDFLQHSETIGQELKTDEDYQKAARDLIRSRGFDPENFRVIRSVSYTFHAGMPSKWRVGRLMVAGDAAHLTPPWSGQGLNMGVRDAANLSFKLNLALRGKSSDRILDTYDEERRPQSLETIQAAVDMGIRMQNTSPLQIGLRNLAYALSRKSKFVNRLLFKNWIRKPSYKSGLLGLQHRLSGGPMFQPWVETAEGKRVRMDDLIGLNFALISTDSPTGPEVRQFVSELGGVVLKLDCDFFDPSETVCKWYDEHRINAVLLRPDRVIYDAGRDGQALCRSLLAELRK, from the coding sequence ATGACCACCGAGCCGGGCGATCGAGCCTCGCAGTTTGATGTGGCTATTGTCGGCTGCGGCCCCGTCGGCGCTCTGCTGGCTAATCTACTAAAGCAATACGGGCATAAAGTCGCGGTTCTCGAGCGCGAGCCCGATATTTTCTACGCGCCGCGAGGGATGGGATTTGATGATGAATCGACGCGGATCATGCAATCCGCGGGCATCCTCGATCGCCTGAAAGCGGAAGGGCATATCTATCAGGCCGACCTCGAATTGATTGACCGAAGTGGCAAACGCCTTGGTGGATTCGATCGGCGTAGCGTTGGAGAAGATCTCCTGTCCGGCCTTCATGGCCATCGCCATATGACCTTGTTCCACCAGCCGAGCTTGGAGGCGACGCTGCGGGAGGAGTTTGCGACTGGCGAAAACGCGGCAACCGCTTATTTCAATCACGAGGTCACTGGCATCACCGACCAAGGCGATCGGGTCGAATTGAACTGCAAGGATCGCGCCACGGACGAGGAACATTCCCTCATCGCCAAATATGTCGTGGGGTGTGACGGTGCGAGGAGCACCGTGCGCAAAACGATGAACGTTCCGAGGATAGACCTGAAATATACTAAAAAGTATCTGGTCGTCGACGCCATCGTCGATGACCCTGTCTATTTCAGGACGATGATACCGCAAGGCGGATATATTCTGCTCGATGGCAAGGAAGCTGGTGTCCTGGTCAAGGGACTGCACGGGCATGTTCGTTTTGATTTTCTGCAGCATTCCGAGACAATCGGGCAGGAGCTGAAGACTGATGAGGACTACCAAAAGGCTGCGAGAGACCTGATCAGGTCGCGAGGTTTCGATCCGGAGAACTTCCGCGTGATCCGAAGCGTCTCATACACGTTTCACGCTGGGATGCCGAGTAAATGGCGGGTCGGACGGCTGATGGTGGCAGGAGACGCAGCGCACCTTACGCCACCGTGGTCGGGGCAAGGCCTGAACATGGGTGTGCGCGACGCAGCCAATCTTTCTTTTAAATTGAATCTGGCGCTTCGAGGCAAGAGCTCCGATCGGATCCTGGACACATATGATGAAGAGCGCAGGCCGCAGAGTCTCGAGACGATCCAGGCTGCCGTCGACATGGGCATCAGAATGCAGAACACGAGTCCGTTGCAGATCGGACTGCGTAATCTGGCCTATGCTTTGTCGCGGAAAAGCAAGTTTGTTAACCGCCTCCTATTCAAAAACTGGATCAGAAAGCCTTCCTACAAAAGCGGCCTTTTGGGGCTGCAGCATCGCTTGTCGGGTGGACCTATGTTTCAGCCGTGGGTGGAGACAGCTGAGGGCAAGCGCGTGCGGATGGACGATCTGATCGGCCTGAACTTCGCGCTCATTTCCACGGACAGTCCAACTGGTCCCGAGGTGAGGCAATTCGTGAGCGAACTTGGGGGCGTCGTTCTCAAACTCGACTGTGATTTTTTCGACCCCAGCGAGACCGTCTGCAAGTGGTACGACGAGCACCGGATCAATGCAGTGCTGCTCCGCCCCGACCGTGTCATTTACGACGCGGGTCGCGACGGTCAGGCGCTATGCCGATCCCTCCTTGCCGAGCTCAGGAAATAG
- a CDS encoding TetR/AcrR family transcriptional regulator gives MMKERILDKASEQLLAGSYAKLNFARIAEDLDITRANVHYHFKNKENLAIEVFTRHKARTLSQYQQLRERFAGDFVGFFQRD, from the coding sequence ATGATGAAAGAACGGATATTGGATAAAGCGAGCGAGCAATTGCTGGCCGGCAGCTATGCCAAGCTCAACTTTGCTCGAATAGCCGAGGATCTCGATATCACGCGAGCTAACGTCCACTATCATTTTAAGAACAAGGAAAATCTTGCGATTGAAGTGTTTACGAGACACAAGGCTCGGACTTTATCCCAGTACCAGCAGTTGAGAGAGCGCTTCGCAGGCGACTTCGTTGGTTTTTTTCAACGAGATTGA
- the tnpC gene encoding IS66 family transposase — translation MEDALAAARDEVKRLNDILDQFKRHRFGQSAERLDPDQYQLVLEELEAALSRAEAGLEALIDQADATGETKRRRRNNRGALPAHLERIEQVVDIEDKQCACCGNDLHVIGEDVTERLDVVPTIFRVLVTRRPRYGCRGCDEGGVTQAPAPSFIVDQGLPTDALVAQVIVARYADHLPLYRQAQIYARQGIDLDRATLADWVGRVGWWLTPLRQHLLAELRSSVKLFADETRMPVLAPGTGKTKSGQLWAYARDDRPWGGLAPPAVVYMYAAGRGGMHPIDHLGDFAGVLQVDGYAGYNEIKRRNGVTLAFCLLHARRKFYDFREKEPVADEVLRRFSAIYKIEATLRDTSPEARFEGRQLILKPLFDNLRDYLSKNLGRFSAKGKMAEAINYMLNHWQQLTYCLLDGRVELDTNTVERSIRPIALSRRNSLFAGSDAGADNWAVLASLLETCKLSDVDPLAWLTATLTKLANGHSNKDLDSLMPWHFPKIAGRNAPS, via the coding sequence ATGGAGGACGCGCTCGCGGCCGCCCGCGATGAGGTCAAGCGCCTCAACGACATTCTCGACCAGTTCAAGCGCCACCGTTTCGGCCAGAGCGCCGAGCGGCTCGATCCCGACCAGTACCAGCTCGTGCTCGAAGAGCTCGAAGCTGCCTTGTCGCGCGCCGAGGCCGGGCTCGAAGCGCTGATCGACCAGGCTGACGCGACCGGCGAGACAAAGCGCCGCCGCCGCAACAACCGTGGAGCGCTGCCCGCCCATCTCGAGCGTATCGAGCAGGTCGTCGACATCGAAGACAAGCAGTGTGCCTGCTGCGGCAACGATCTTCATGTCATCGGCGAGGACGTCACCGAGCGCCTCGACGTCGTGCCCACCATCTTCCGCGTGCTGGTCACCCGCCGTCCGCGCTATGGCTGCCGCGGCTGCGACGAGGGCGGCGTCACCCAGGCGCCGGCGCCAAGCTTCATCGTCGATCAGGGCCTGCCCACCGACGCGCTCGTCGCCCAGGTCATCGTCGCGCGCTACGCCGATCACCTTCCGCTTTACCGGCAAGCCCAGATCTACGCCCGCCAGGGGATCGATCTCGACCGGGCAACGCTCGCCGACTGGGTCGGGCGCGTCGGATGGTGGCTGACTCCGCTCAGGCAGCATCTGCTCGCCGAGCTGCGAAGTTCGGTGAAGCTGTTCGCCGACGAGACGCGCATGCCCGTGCTGGCGCCCGGGACCGGCAAGACCAAGAGCGGCCAGCTGTGGGCCTATGCCCGCGACGATCGGCCATGGGGCGGACTCGCGCCGCCCGCCGTCGTCTACATGTACGCCGCCGGCCGCGGCGGCATGCATCCGATCGACCATCTCGGCGACTTCGCCGGGGTGCTCCAGGTGGACGGCTATGCCGGCTACAATGAGATCAAGCGCCGCAATGGCGTCACCCTCGCATTCTGCCTGCTTCACGCGCGGCGCAAGTTCTACGATTTCCGCGAAAAGGAGCCCGTTGCCGACGAGGTGCTCCGTCGCTTCTCGGCGATCTACAAGATCGAGGCGACGCTCAGGGACACCTCGCCCGAGGCGCGGTTCGAAGGGCGGCAGCTGATACTGAAGCCGCTGTTCGATAACCTGCGCGACTATCTCTCGAAGAACCTCGGCCGGTTCAGCGCCAAGGGCAAGATGGCCGAAGCGATCAACTATATGCTCAACCACTGGCAGCAGCTCACCTATTGCCTGCTCGACGGCCGCGTCGAGCTCGATACCAACACGGTCGAAAGAAGCATCCGCCCGATTGCCCTGTCGCGCCGCAACTCGTTGTTCGCCGGCAGCGATGCCGGGGCAGACAATTGGGCGGTGCTCGCCAGCCTTCTCGAAACGTGCAAACTCTCGGACGTCGATCCGCTCGCCTGGCTCACCGCCACCCTCACCAAGCTTGCCAACGGTCATAGCAACAAGGACCTCGATTCCCTCATGCCCTGGCACTTCCCCAAGATCGCCGGGCGCAACGCCCCCTCTTAA
- a CDS encoding acyl-CoA dehydrogenase family protein, which translates to MYFSDEPDHIQMLRATLRRFIEKEAPRPKREEWRRAQAWPRDVFAKLSELGVCALTVPAEFGGQGPDWYAATAVIEELSRCGSFLAGPYIHCAFYGGGNVAESGSPEQKAVLLPKIAEGKVQFAYGFSEPDVGGDLASVQTRAHLEDGGDTVVINGSKRWCTGADWADYIICLVNSDPEGSKYRNLTLVLVPTDAVGITRAALSHRNMVYTHSFDVHFDDVRVSAENILGGPQAWNEGWRVLAGQSLDVEKVEVAAITYGLAQAAVEEAWQYAQERQQFGRPISGHQAVRHELVDARTRLQACRHMLYHAAWLVSQGRPASVETSMAKLFVADVSVQIGLACQRVLGAYGLSDEFDMPQIVIDLIGMPIIGGSSNMQKNNIAKRLGLAE; encoded by the coding sequence ATGTATTTTTCTGATGAACCCGATCACATTCAGATGTTGCGCGCAACCCTGCGCCGCTTCATCGAAAAGGAAGCGCCGCGGCCGAAAAGGGAGGAATGGCGGCGAGCGCAAGCGTGGCCGCGCGACGTTTTCGCAAAGCTGTCAGAACTGGGAGTCTGCGCTCTGACGGTTCCGGCGGAGTTTGGCGGCCAGGGGCCGGACTGGTACGCGGCAACGGCCGTGATCGAGGAATTAAGCCGGTGCGGTTCCTTTCTCGCAGGGCCTTATATTCATTGCGCCTTCTATGGTGGAGGCAACGTCGCCGAGAGCGGTTCGCCGGAACAGAAAGCGGTGTTGCTACCGAAAATAGCGGAAGGCAAGGTGCAGTTCGCTTACGGATTCTCCGAACCCGACGTCGGCGGCGATCTCGCATCGGTGCAGACTCGCGCCCATCTGGAGGATGGTGGCGACACGGTGGTCATCAACGGCTCCAAACGCTGGTGCACGGGCGCGGATTGGGCAGATTATATCATCTGCCTCGTGAACTCCGATCCTGAGGGGAGTAAATATCGTAATCTGACCCTGGTGCTCGTTCCGACAGATGCGGTCGGCATCACCCGGGCGGCCTTGAGCCATCGCAACATGGTCTACACCCACAGCTTTGATGTGCATTTTGACGATGTGCGGGTTTCCGCGGAGAACATCTTGGGCGGTCCTCAGGCCTGGAACGAAGGCTGGCGCGTGCTGGCGGGACAGTCGCTCGATGTCGAGAAGGTTGAAGTCGCCGCAATCACTTACGGCCTGGCGCAGGCCGCGGTGGAAGAAGCTTGGCAGTATGCCCAGGAACGGCAACAGTTCGGCAGGCCGATCAGCGGGCACCAGGCAGTGCGCCATGAACTGGTGGACGCGCGTACGCGATTGCAGGCCTGTCGTCATATGCTCTACCATGCGGCATGGCTTGTCAGCCAGGGCCGCCCGGCTTCCGTTGAGACGAGCATGGCCAAATTGTTCGTTGCCGACGTCTCAGTTCAAATCGGTCTCGCGTGCCAGAGGGTCCTTGGCGCTTACGGCTTGTCCGACGAATTCGATATGCCACAGATCGTGATCGATTTGATCGGAATGCCGATCATTGGCGGATCATCAAACATGCAGAAGAACAATATAGCCAAACGCTTGGGACTGGCCGAATAG